GGAGGGCTCGAAGAACAGTTCAAAGCGCAGGTTGTGGATAGGGGCTTGAGTGATTCGATTGAGATGTTGGGCGCATTGCCGGCGAGTCGGCTCGCCGACGAATACCGCGGCGCCGACGTGACGGTCCTGTGCTCCGTCGATGAGGGGTTTGGGATGGCTTTGGTCGAAGCGCAGCTTTGCGGCTGTGCGACAGTGGGTGTCCGTTCCGGCGGGATCACCGACATAATCGATGATGGAAAGACCGGGTATCTGGCCCGGCCGGATGATGCGTCCGATTTGGCGCGCGTCCTGGGCTTGGCGCTCGCAAACGGAGACCGTCGCCGTCTCCTTGCTGCGGCCGGGCGCGAATCAGCGCTTGCACGGTATTCGTCCGGTGCCATCGCCGAGCGGTTCGTCGGATGGTACCGCGAACTGATATAATCGCCGCACCCCGGACGACGCATGGACGGCCGTTCTGGGATTGGCGATATTGGGAGGCCACACTGCACTCGATATGAAGCCGCTGGTGATCATACCGACCTATAACGAACGCGACAACATCGCGGCGATCGTGCGCGATGTCCTGGCACAGGATGGCGCCATCTCCATACTCATCGTCGACGACGATTCCCCCGACGGGACCGGACGGATCGCGGATGATCTCGCCGCGCAGGACGGGCGTGTGCATGTCCTGCACCGCGCGGGGAAGGAAGGGCTGGGACGCGCGTATCTGGCCGGATTTCGTTGGGCATTGGACCGGGACTACGACCGTGTGCTGGAGATGGATGCCGACTTTTCGCACCAGCCGAAGTATCTGCGCGAATTGCTGGCGGCATCGTATCAGGCCGACCTGGTCCTCGGCTCACGCTACGTGTCCGGTGTTAACGTCATCAACTGGCCGATGAAACGGCTGCTGCTGTCGTACTGCGCCAATGTCTACGCGCGGGTTATTACAGGACTGAGTGTTCGTGATCTCACGGGCGGCTTCAAATGTTTCCGGCGGGAAGTGCTCCAGGCCATCGACCTCGATCGTGTCCACTCCAACGGCTACGCATTCCAGATCGAGATGACTGTCCGCGCTCGTGCCAAGGGCTTCACCGTCCATGAGGTCCCCATCGTGTTTCTCGATCGCGAGCATGGCCAGTCGAAGATGTCCAAGCGTATTGTCCGCGAGGCGATCTGGATGGTGCCCAAGCTGCGCTGGTTGTCCGCGACCGGCCAACTGAAGTAAGTGAGCCGACCGCGTGCCTGATCCGTCCCCGAATCGACAAACCGGCGTCGTCTCGATTGTTTTGGTAACCTGCAACTCCGCACCGTACCTTTCCGGGGTCATCAACGCGCTTCGTCGACATCCTCCCACTGCTCCATGGGAATTGATCGTGATCGACAACTCCTCCGATGACGGCTCACCCGCCATCGTGGAAGCGGAATTTCCGAATGCGCGGGTTATACACAACGCGGAAAATCTCGGATTTGCCCGTGCGGTCAATCAGGGCGCTGCTTGTGCCAACGGCGCCTTCTTGTTGCTGGTCAACCCCGATGTGTCCTGGAGCGGGACGGCCGTCGAGTCGCTCGCGGATTTCCTGGGTGACCACCCACGGGCCGCCGCGGTTGTTCCCCGACTGATGTATCCCGACGGGACGCCGCAGCCCAGCACGCGGTATTTCCCCAATCATCGCAACATTTGGTTTTCACGGGGGTTGCCGCTTTCCCGCATCCCGTTATTGTCGCGCCGCTACACGATCGCAGATCCGAGCTCGCCTACACGTGTCGAGTCGGCCGCGGCGACTTTCATGATGACTCGCGCCGATGCGTTTCGCGCTGTCGGAGGGATGGATGGTGAGTTTCTGCTCTACGTGGAAGACACTGACCTGTGTCGTCGCTGGTACGCCGCCGGTTGGGAAGTGTGGATCGATCCACGTACCGTCGCGACCCATGCCTGGATTCATCCGTCCGAACGCGCCACGGCACGGAAACGGCTGCATCGCGCCGGATTGCGCCACTACTTTCGGAAGCACTATCCGGAACGGCGCCTCTCAAACCGCATTGTCTTTCTCGGGCTGTGGCTCGGGGACGTTTGGGATCGAGTGACCGACGCTCTGTATTTTCGACGCCAGAAACACGATGCCTGATCACACGATTAAGATTCTCTCGGCCATCGGAGGCGGGCTGCTCACCGCAATCGCCGTGCCGCTCATCGCGCGCGTGTGCCATCGCAGGGGATGGCTGGACCGTCCGGACGCACGCAAACTCCATGAACAGCCGACACCGAGACTGACCGGAGTTCCTCTCTTTGTAGCGATCTGGCTGCCTATCATTCTCGTTGCAGTTCTCGATCCGGACCGTTTGGTGGATGCGCACGGGCATCTCCTGGCGATACTGCTTGGTGCGTTTGCCGTCCTGGCTCTGGGGCTCATTGACGATCTTCGTCCCGTCCCCGGTGCGACAAAACTGCTTTTTCAGCTCCTGATCGGATGTGGTCTGTACGCCGCCGGTGTGGGTTTCTCCCAGCTCTGGATACCGTTTGTCGGAGGAATCGCGCTGGGCTGGCTATCGTTGCCGGTTTCGTTGATCTGGTTTCTCATTCTGATCAATGCGGTCAACGTCATCGATGGGCTGGATGGTTTGGCGACGGCGACGACCGGCATCGCGTCGTTGGCCATCATCTGGATCAGTTCGATTTACGATCTCACGTTGATCGGACTCGGGGCCGCCGGACTGTTCGGGGGATTGACGGCGTTCTGGTTTTTTAATCGTCCGCCCGCAAAGGTTTTCATGGGTGACACTGGTTCCCTCTCGTTGGGCTACTTTCTGGCTGTTGCCGCGATGCTGGCCCCGATCAAACGGTTTACCGTCGTGGCGTTCTTCGTGCCGCTCATCGCGATGGCGCTGCCGCTCTCCGAGTCCCTGTTGACTCTGGTGCGTCGGTTGGCGACAGGTCGTCCTCTCCTGAATGCCGACCGTGGGCATCTGCATCACCGCCTTCTGCAGGCCGGTTGGCAGACGCCCCGCATCGTCGCCGCCTATGCGCTCATCACGTTGGCATTCAGCATCTTCAGCGTCTTGTTGCACTATGTCAATCATCGCGCCGTCGCCGCCTGTCTCGGGATTTTTGTATTGTCGATCATGGGGGGCTTGGGTATTATCTTTCGCCGGTCAACGTCAGGTCGCCAGTCCTGATCGCCGGGCGCATCCGCAGCAACGGTCCGTCTTCTGGCAGGGGTGTGATGGCCGCAGGGTCTTTCCTCGATTTCGAGAAGCCGGTCGTCGAACTGGAAAAGCGCATCCGCGACATGCGGGAGTTCGCCTCGGGCGAGAATGTCGAGCTTTCGCGTGAGATCGGCCTGCTGGAGCGCAAGCTCGACAAGCTTAAACGCGAGACATTCTCCTCGTTGTCGCGATGGCAGAGGGTCCAACTCGCGAGGCATCCGCTCCGACCCGTCGCTCCCGACTACATCGAGAAAATGACCAAAGAATTTGTTTCCCTCCACGGTGATCGTGGCTTCGGAGACGATCGGGCCATGGTGGCGGGCCCAGCGATGCTCGGTGATCGGCCGGTGATGATGATCGCCCAGAACAAGGGCCGGACGACCAAGGAGAAGGTGACCAACAACTTCGGCATGTGTCACCCGGAAGGATACCGTAAAGCATTACGACTGATGAAGTTGGCGTCAAACTCTGGTCGCCCGGTCGTCGTCCTTGTCGACACACCCGGCGCCTATCCCGGTGTTGAAGCCGAGGAACGCGGCCAGGCCGAAGCGATCGCCCGCAATCTCCGTGAGATGGCGATCCTGACTGTTCCTGTCGTCGTCTGCGTGGTCGGAGAAGGCGCGTCCGGCGGTGCCCTCGGTATCGGGATCGGTGATGCGATCCTGATGATGGAGAACGCCTGGTACTCGGTCATCTCCCCGGAGGGATGTGCCTCGATACTCTGGCCGGGGGAGGCAGCGGAGAATGCGCCCCGTGCGGCGGAGGCGCTCAAACTCACGGCCGACGATCTCTCCGAGATGGGGTTGATCGACCGCATCATCCCCGAACCCCTGGGCGGCGCCCACCGCGATCCCGACAATGCGGCCTCGATGTTGAGGTCCGCCATCCTTGATGCGATCATCGAGTTGACGGCGCTGTCGGAGGCCGATCTGCTGTCGAGACGACGCGGCAAGTATCGCGTCATCGGGGTCTATTCTGAGGACAAGACGTTTTGAGTTCAGCGACCGACGATATCTCACGACACATTCCCGACTGTCCCATCGATCGACGGCCAGCGGCCCAGCGCGCTCCCGCAACAAGACCCGATGCACCGATCTCGGCTCGAGGGCGGGCGGAATCCGATGGATTCCGTCGGGCTCGCCGATTTCATTCGATTGGGGACAGCGGTTTTGCGCCACGCAGTCATCTGACCTGATGGAGATTCTCCGATGAAGCTTTCGAAGTTCTGCGAAGAAGATTTGATGACATTTGACCTGCAGGGTCAGGCCAAGGATGACGTCATTGCCGAACTCGTGGAGTTGGCTTCCAGGTCGGGAATGGTGCGGGATCGCGATGAACTGCTGCGCGCCGTCATCGAACGCGAAAAGCTGGTCACCACAGGTGTGGGTTACGGCGTGGCGTTTCCTCACGCGAAGACGCGCGCGGTCAAAGGGATCGTGATCGCGTTCGGACGCTCCGAGGTCGGCATCGATTTCGGTTCCATGGACAAAAAACCGGTCCATTTGTTCTATCTGATCGCTGCGCCGGAGGACGCCATCGGGGCGCACCTCAATGTGATGGCGCGCCTGTCCTACATTATGAAGAGTGAAAAGAACCGGGAACGACTGATGCGCGCCAAGACAGCCGGTGAGGTCATGCTGATCCTTGATTCGGCGCCATAGGCGCCGGGGGAGTAGACGTGCTGCGACGGCTCTGGGGGTGGTCGTCTCATCGGCCCGCGGGATTACCGTGGGCGATTTTGTTTTCTCTTCTGCTGTTGCTCTCCGGAAGCAGGATCCGTCTGTTTGTCGCCGGTGCGGTCGTCGAGTTCGTGTACGCCCCGTTGTTCGCACTGCGCCATCGGATCAGCGCCGGCGCCGATGTCTTAAGGACCAACGAGCGTCTGACAGAACGTCTCGCGCAATTGGAAATCGAGAATCAGCGTTTGCGTGAAGCCGGCATCGAGAATCAACGGTTGCGCGAACTGCTGGGTTTCGCGCCTGGGTGGGAGGGGCGCGTCATTCCGGCCGAGGTGATCGGACCATTCTCGCCGCAGAGCGGTACGCTCTGGATTCAGACCGCCCGTGACAAATCCCCGCAGCGCAACTGGCCGGTCGTCACCTCGGAAGGGTTGCTCGGGCGAATCATCGACCCCGATGTCGGCCG
This genomic stretch from Candidatus Zixiibacteriota bacterium harbors:
- a CDS encoding PTS sugar transporter subunit IIA, producing the protein MKLSKFCEEDLMTFDLQGQAKDDVIAELVELASRSGMVRDRDELLRAVIEREKLVTTGVGYGVAFPHAKTRAVKGIVIAFGRSEVGIDFGSMDKKPVHLFYLIAAPEDAIGAHLNVMARLSYIMKSEKNRERLMRAKTAGEVMLILDSAP
- a CDS encoding MraY family glycosyltransferase; translation: MPDHTIKILSAIGGGLLTAIAVPLIARVCHRRGWLDRPDARKLHEQPTPRLTGVPLFVAIWLPIILVAVLDPDRLVDAHGHLLAILLGAFAVLALGLIDDLRPVPGATKLLFQLLIGCGLYAAGVGFSQLWIPFVGGIALGWLSLPVSLIWFLILINAVNVIDGLDGLATATTGIASLAIIWISSIYDLTLIGLGAAGLFGGLTAFWFFNRPPAKVFMGDTGSLSLGYFLAVAAMLAPIKRFTVVAFFVPLIAMALPLSESLLTLVRRLATGRPLLNADRGHLHHRLLQAGWQTPRIVAAYALITLAFSIFSVLLHYVNHRAVAACLGIFVLSIMGGLGIIFRRSTSGRQS
- the mreC gene encoding rod shape-determining protein MreC, whose protein sequence is MLRRLWGWSSHRPAGLPWAILFSLLLLLSGSRIRLFVAGAVVEFVYAPLFALRHRISAGADVLRTNERLTERLAQLEIENQRLREAGIENQRLRELLGFAPGWEGRVIPAEVIGPFSPQSGTLWIQTARDKSPQRNWPVVTSEGLLGRIIDPDVGRSRVRTLWDRLLRVAAYDQRSRVGGIIAWEQGTQLRLHHVSRSADIAIGDTVLSSGWGGIFPKGLMIGTVARIDSATHGDFLGIDVEPTVRPDRIETVFVIEPIGSDEPDAEIEP
- a CDS encoding glycosyltransferase family 2 protein — translated: MPDPSPNRQTGVVSIVLVTCNSAPYLSGVINALRRHPPTAPWELIVIDNSSDDGSPAIVEAEFPNARVIHNAENLGFARAVNQGAACANGAFLLLVNPDVSWSGTAVESLADFLGDHPRAAAVVPRLMYPDGTPQPSTRYFPNHRNIWFSRGLPLSRIPLLSRRYTIADPSSPTRVESAAATFMMTRADAFRAVGGMDGEFLLYVEDTDLCRRWYAAGWEVWIDPRTVATHAWIHPSERATARKRLHRAGLRHYFRKHYPERRLSNRIVFLGLWLGDVWDRVTDALYFRRQKHDA
- a CDS encoding acetyl-CoA carboxylase carboxyltransferase subunit alpha, whose protein sequence is MAAGSFLDFEKPVVELEKRIRDMREFASGENVELSREIGLLERKLDKLKRETFSSLSRWQRVQLARHPLRPVAPDYIEKMTKEFVSLHGDRGFGDDRAMVAGPAMLGDRPVMMIAQNKGRTTKEKVTNNFGMCHPEGYRKALRLMKLASNSGRPVVVLVDTPGAYPGVEAEERGQAEAIARNLREMAILTVPVVVCVVGEGASGGALGIGIGDAILMMENAWYSVISPEGCASILWPGEAAENAPRAAEALKLTADDLSEMGLIDRIIPEPLGGAHRDPDNAASMLRSAILDAIIELTALSEADLLSRRRGKYRVIGVYSEDKTF
- a CDS encoding polyprenol monophosphomannose synthase, with product MKPLVIIPTYNERDNIAAIVRDVLAQDGAISILIVDDDSPDGTGRIADDLAAQDGRVHVLHRAGKEGLGRAYLAGFRWALDRDYDRVLEMDADFSHQPKYLRELLAASYQADLVLGSRYVSGVNVINWPMKRLLLSYCANVYARVITGLSVRDLTGGFKCFRREVLQAIDLDRVHSNGYAFQIEMTVRARAKGFTVHEVPIVFLDREHGQSKMSKRIVREAIWMVPKLRWLSATGQLK